The Thermococcus sp. genome includes a window with the following:
- a CDS encoding ABC transporter permease, with product MSMRETFRIALKNPKFKIGITIVFIMALIALVGPLLTPFDNMGYYPIKFGNTTFSKPTTPSLPPMSKDVVYGPEGIVNVTHYLGTDSFGRDIYAQLTYGMRSSFLVGITAGGLATILGLLIGFIAGYKGGWTDEILMMITNIMLVIPTMALLIIIAAYLPYRGVAIESIIIGLTAWPWTARAVRAQTLSLKNREFVHLARLSGLSDFKIIFTQIMPNIISYVFMVFILQFGGAILAAVGLDFIGLGPTKGMSLGIMLQQAVLWNAITLGYWWWAIPPGLVIAILITGLYFINTGLDEVFNPRLRRE from the coding sequence ATGTCCATGCGAGAGACATTCAGAATAGCTCTGAAGAACCCCAAATTCAAGATTGGGATTACAATAGTCTTCATAATGGCTCTGATAGCACTCGTTGGACCTCTCTTAACCCCTTTTGACAACATGGGATACTATCCTATAAAGTTTGGAAACACAACGTTTTCGAAGCCGACAACACCCTCACTACCCCCAATGTCAAAGGACGTCGTTTATGGTCCGGAGGGTATAGTTAACGTCACGCACTACCTAGGTACTGATAGCTTTGGAAGAGATATATATGCCCAGTTAACATATGGAATGAGATCCTCTTTTCTAGTCGGTATTACTGCGGGTGGTCTTGCTACTATTTTGGGATTGCTGATAGGTTTTATAGCCGGCTACAAAGGTGGTTGGACAGATGAAATTCTCATGATGATTACGAACATAATGCTTGTAATACCAACAATGGCACTCCTCATCATAATAGCGGCTTATCTTCCTTACCGTGGAGTCGCTATCGAGAGTATAATAATAGGTCTAACTGCATGGCCTTGGACAGCAAGAGCTGTGAGAGCTCAGACACTTTCTTTAAAAAACCGAGAATTCGTTCATCTTGCCCGACTCTCAGGGCTTAGTGATTTTAAAATAATTTTCACTCAGATAATGCCCAATATTATTTCCTATGTCTTTATGGTTTTCATTCTTCAATTCGGTGGCGCTATTCTTGCTGCCGTTGGTCTAGACTTCATAGGGCTTGGACCTACCAAGGGTATGTCTCTTGGGATAATGCTTCAGCAGGCTGTTCTCTGGAATGCAATAACCCTTGGCTACTGGTGGTGGGCTATTCCTCCAGGGCTTGTAATTGCGATCTTAATAACAGGCCTTTATTTCATAAACACTGGACTCGATGAAGTCTTTAATCCGCGTCTTAGGAGGGAATGA
- a CDS encoding ABC transporter substrate-binding protein codes for MHILEVQRMKKPLVAIIVVMFALSIFGQPHEVVAQTQLPRDETLYVGGGLWSQPNNFNPTVSWAAVTGTIGLIYETLFLYDPLKDQLEPWLAESGKWISNNTYRVVLKKGLTWQDGKPLTAEDVKFTFDYAKEHKGLSYSSIWGWLKEVKVVDNRTVDFIFSEPHYEEWKYWIYNVAIIPEHIWKNIDKPESFANTENPIGSGMYKLYKTDQMRFILVRNDNWWGIKYYGKPAPKYIVYVIVYSNNLALSMLVKGDLDWSNFFIPGIPDVKSKYGIVTWFDKPPYHLPINTAFLFLNNQKTPLNNPEFRRAIAYAINPEEIAARASQNQVKPANPTGLLIDYPVFKKIYYPEAVKEYGFSYNPEEAKKILDKLGYKDINGDGYRETPDGKPLRFTIEVPYGWTDWMEMARIISENLQMVGIRVDPKFPDYGKYWDDITKGEFDMAINNFGSQVYATPWQWFNWVLDPNVAPIGKATYSGNWGRYKNERVTELLRLINTERDENKKIQYYHELQVIFLKDLPYIPLIYNGAWFEASPQYWTNWPTEHNPYALPITWQNYWQMGGLKVLLNIKPATSTSTSSTPATSSQSPVPSTSASSSSTTTQPTSTTSTGGTKICGPALLVGLAIVPLLLRKRRK; via the coding sequence ATGCACATCTTGGAGGTGCAACGTATGAAAAAACCACTAGTGGCCATAATTGTTGTGATGTTTGCTTTAAGCATTTTTGGCCAACCCCATGAAGTTGTTGCACAAACCCAGCTTCCACGCGATGAAACACTTTACGTTGGGGGAGGTTTATGGAGTCAACCAAATAACTTTAATCCAACTGTAAGCTGGGCAGCTGTAACGGGAACTATAGGTTTGATCTACGAAACGCTTTTCCTATACGATCCACTCAAGGATCAGCTTGAACCGTGGCTTGCCGAAAGCGGTAAGTGGATATCCAATAACACCTATCGGGTAGTCCTTAAGAAAGGACTAACTTGGCAAGATGGGAAGCCTTTAACAGCGGAAGATGTAAAATTTACCTTTGACTATGCTAAAGAGCACAAAGGTCTTAGTTATTCTTCCATATGGGGATGGCTGAAGGAGGTAAAAGTCGTTGATAATAGAACAGTAGATTTCATTTTTAGCGAGCCCCACTATGAGGAGTGGAAGTATTGGATTTATAATGTTGCAATTATTCCTGAGCACATCTGGAAGAACATTGACAAACCAGAAAGCTTTGCAAATACTGAAAATCCTATTGGATCAGGTATGTACAAGCTCTATAAGACTGATCAGATGAGATTTATCTTAGTAAGAAATGACAACTGGTGGGGAATAAAGTACTATGGAAAGCCCGCTCCAAAATACATAGTGTATGTTATAGTCTATAGCAACAACCTTGCTCTCTCAATGCTCGTCAAGGGTGACCTTGACTGGAGTAACTTCTTTATTCCGGGAATCCCTGATGTAAAGTCTAAGTATGGGATAGTGACATGGTTTGATAAACCTCCGTACCACCTCCCAATAAACACTGCATTTCTGTTCCTGAACAACCAGAAAACCCCACTTAACAACCCAGAGTTTAGGCGTGCCATTGCATATGCAATAAACCCCGAGGAAATAGCGGCAAGGGCTTCACAGAATCAAGTCAAACCTGCTAACCCCACAGGTCTTCTGATAGACTACCCTGTCTTTAAGAAGATATACTATCCTGAAGCTGTTAAGGAGTATGGGTTCAGTTACAATCCTGAAGAAGCCAAGAAGATACTTGACAAGCTGGGATACAAGGACATAAACGGCGACGGCTACAGAGAAACTCCTGACGGAAAACCTCTTAGGTTCACTATTGAAGTTCCCTACGGGTGGACGGACTGGATGGAAATGGCCAGAATCATAAGCGAGAACCTACAAATGGTAGGCATTAGAGTTGATCCGAAGTTCCCAGATTATGGTAAGTATTGGGACGATATAACGAAAGGTGAATTTGACATGGCCATAAACAACTTTGGAAGCCAAGTGTACGCTACACCCTGGCAGTGGTTCAATTGGGTTCTTGATCCAAACGTTGCTCCAATTGGAAAGGCAACATACTCTGGAAACTGGGGTCGTTACAAAAATGAACGCGTCACTGAGCTTTTGAGACTTATAAATACCGAACGTGATGAGAACAAGAAGATCCAATATTATCACGAGCTACAGGTAATATTCCTCAAGGACCTGCCGTACATACCTCTTATTTATAACGGTGCATGGTTTGAGGCTAGTCCTCAGTACTGGACCAACTGGCCTACCGAGCATAACCCATACGCGTTGCCAATAACTTGGCAGAACTACTGGCAGATGGGTGGTCTTAAGGTACTCCTCAACATAAAGCCCGCCACGAGTACTTCGACATCATCTACTCCCGCAACTTCATCTCAGTCTCCTGTACCTTCGACTTCAGCGTCATCTTCATCTACCACGACACAACCAACTTCAACGACGAGCACTGGCGGTACCAAAATCTGTGGACCAGCCTTACTTGTTGGACTTGCCATTGTGCCATTGCTCCTGAGAAAACGCAGAAAATGA
- a CDS encoding ABC transporter ATP-binding protein: protein MAMLTVEDLKIYYSTPIGHVKAVDGVSFEVKKGEVFGIAGESGCGKSTLVHSLILRKPPMIHIGGKALFKGRDLMTMDLKESKKIRYTELSIIPQYAMNALNPTKKIRDIVWDLAREHGYNNRKEIENILRERLEMVKLSSKVANMYPVELSGGMRQRATMVVSTLLNPDLLIADEVTSALDVTTQRVVIELLHHFMEEGIVKSIIFVTHDLALLDKIADRIMIMYAGKVVEIGPTEEVINEPAHPYTQLLLSALPRLGIQYKKQKLRGIPGYPISLLNPPKGCRFYTRCPHAFEKCPHVEPELIEVGRDHYASCHLLGGGNQ, encoded by the coding sequence ATGGCAATGCTCACCGTTGAAGATCTAAAAATTTACTACTCAACACCCATTGGTCATGTAAAAGCCGTTGATGGAGTATCATTCGAAGTTAAAAAAGGGGAGGTCTTTGGGATAGCCGGTGAAAGCGGTTGTGGTAAATCAACACTCGTTCATTCGCTAATTCTCAGAAAACCTCCTATGATCCATATAGGAGGAAAGGCTCTATTCAAAGGGCGGGATTTAATGACTATGGACCTAAAAGAATCCAAGAAAATCCGCTATACTGAACTCTCAATAATTCCCCAATATGCTATGAATGCATTAAATCCAACCAAGAAAATCCGAGACATAGTTTGGGATTTGGCAAGGGAGCATGGTTATAACAATAGGAAAGAAATAGAAAATATTCTTCGTGAGAGACTGGAGATGGTAAAGCTTTCGTCTAAAGTCGCCAACATGTATCCGGTTGAGTTGAGTGGTGGGATGAGACAGAGGGCAACAATGGTAGTCTCGACACTCTTGAACCCGGATCTTTTGATCGCTGACGAAGTAACCTCTGCCTTAGACGTTACCACTCAGAGGGTCGTAATAGAACTTCTCCATCATTTCATGGAAGAAGGGATAGTCAAGTCAATAATATTTGTTACACATGATTTGGCCCTACTAGATAAGATTGCTGACAGGATAATGATAATGTACGCTGGAAAAGTAGTTGAGATTGGTCCAACGGAGGAAGTTATCAACGAGCCGGCACATCCATACACTCAGCTCCTACTCAGTGCACTTCCTAGGCTGGGAATTCAGTATAAAAAGCAGAAGCTTAGAGGAATTCCTGGCTATCCAATAAGTCTTCTCAATCCTCCTAAGGGATGTCGCTTTTATACACGCTGTCCCCACGCCTTCGAAAAGTGTCCCCATGTTGAACCTGAACTCATAGAAGTTGGAAGAGATCATTATGCTTCCTGTCACCTTCTTGGAGGTGGAAATCAATGA
- a CDS encoding type II toxin-antitoxin system VapC family toxin codes for MLPEKIALDPISFLKLTRKQNKEILEFILAEFQVYLPVPAVSSYLITKIALGKDIEEELKILREVFNIVETSDDLMKKMAELGGALVQKGIAPNFSDLIVVASALLTESLLVVNDKHVKKYEIFSKYGLDFISYTKFLEEIESFVEEEARKVVK; via the coding sequence ATGCTCCCAGAGAAAATAGCACTCGACCCCATATCTTTCCTAAAACTAACGCGAAAGCAAAACAAAGAGATACTAGAGTTTATTTTAGCAGAATTCCAAGTGTACTTACCAGTTCCTGCTGTAAGCTCGTATCTTATAACAAAAATTGCACTAGGGAAAGATATTGAAGAAGAACTAAAGATACTCAGGGAAGTTTTTAACATAGTAGAGACATCAGATGATCTCATGAAAAAAATGGCAGAACTAGGCGGTGCCCTTGTGCAAAAAGGCATTGCTCCAAACTTTTCAGATTTAATAGTCGTGGCATCAGCACTCCTGACGGAGTCCCTTCTTGTCGTAAACGATAAACATGTAAAAAAGTATGAAATATTTTCTAAGTATGGTTTGGATTTTATAAGCTATACTAAGTTTCTTGAGGAAATAGAAAGTTTTGTAGAGGAAGAGGCAAGGAAAGTCGTGAAATAG
- the bgaS gene encoding beta-galactosidase BgaS has protein sequence MFPEDFYWGVSQSGFQFEMGDKYRRHIDANTDWWHWVRDKINIEKGLVSGDLPEEGINNYELYETDHEIAKNMGLNTYRIGIEWSRIFPWPTTHIDTEYSMDTSYDLIKDIKISKETLRELDEIANQREVFYYRKVITSLREKGFKVIVNLNHFTLPYWLHDPITAREKALTNNRNGWVNKRSVIEFAKFAAYIAYKFGDIVDMWSTFNEPMVVVELGYLAPYSGFPPGVMNPEAVKLAILNMINAHVLGYKMIKKFDRKKADKDSKEKADVGIIYNNIGVAYPENPKDKKDVEAAENDNFFHSRLFLEAITWGKLNIEFDGETFVKLPYLKGNDWIGINYYTREVVKWQDPKFPMLPLISFKGVPGYGYACRPGMSSKSGRPVSDIGWEIYPEGIYDSIVEAERYGLPLYITENGVADSKDVLRPYYIASHLAMVEKALEEGHEVKGYLHWALTDNYEWPLGFRMRFGLYEVNLITKERKPRKRSVEIFKKIIFGETTKGLAEEFKVGQGG, from the coding sequence ATGTTTCCAGAAGACTTTTATTGGGGTGTTTCTCAATCTGGATTTCAGTTTGAGATGGGAGACAAATATAGAAGGCATATAGACGCTAATACTGACTGGTGGCACTGGGTTAGAGACAAGATAAACATTGAAAAGGGGCTCGTTAGTGGTGATCTACCAGAAGAGGGTATCAATAATTATGAACTCTATGAAACTGACCATGAGATTGCAAAAAACATGGGTCTCAACACTTATCGAATAGGGATCGAATGGAGCAGGATATTTCCCTGGCCAACTACACACATTGATACCGAATACTCCATGGACACCTCCTATGATTTGATAAAGGACATTAAAATAAGTAAAGAAACTCTAAGAGAACTTGATGAAATTGCAAACCAGAGGGAAGTTTTCTACTACAGAAAAGTCATTACAAGCCTCCGAGAAAAAGGGTTTAAAGTCATTGTAAACCTTAATCATTTTACATTGCCCTATTGGCTTCATGACCCAATAACTGCAAGAGAAAAGGCATTGACAAACAATAGAAATGGGTGGGTAAATAAAAGATCTGTAATCGAGTTTGCAAAATTTGCTGCATATATAGCGTATAAATTTGGAGATATAGTTGATATGTGGAGCACCTTCAACGAGCCGATGGTTGTCGTTGAGTTGGGTTATCTTGCACCATATTCCGGTTTTCCCCCAGGGGTTATGAACCCAGAAGCTGTTAAGCTAGCGATACTGAACATGATTAATGCTCATGTCCTAGGGTATAAAATGATAAAAAAATTCGACAGGAAAAAAGCCGACAAAGATTCAAAAGAAAAAGCCGATGTTGGTATAATATACAACAATATTGGAGTTGCATATCCAGAAAATCCCAAAGATAAAAAAGACGTTGAAGCAGCAGAGAACGATAACTTCTTTCACAGTAGACTCTTCCTAGAAGCAATAACCTGGGGAAAACTGAACATAGAATTCGATGGGGAAACCTTTGTTAAATTGCCGTACTTAAAGGGCAACGACTGGATTGGAATAAACTACTACACGAGGGAAGTCGTTAAATGGCAAGATCCAAAATTTCCAATGCTCCCTTTAATCTCCTTCAAAGGAGTTCCTGGGTACGGATATGCATGTAGACCGGGCATGTCCTCTAAATCCGGAAGGCCCGTAAGCGATATAGGATGGGAAATCTATCCCGAAGGAATATACGATTCCATTGTTGAGGCCGAGAGATATGGACTTCCACTCTACATCACTGAAAACGGGGTAGCTGACTCCAAGGACGTGTTGAGACCATATTATATTGCCTCTCACCTAGCCATGGTTGAAAAGGCCCTTGAGGAAGGACATGAAGTCAAAGGATATCTCCACTGGGCCTTAACGGACAACTACGAGTGGCCCCTTGGATTCAGAATGCGTTTTGGCCTTTATGAGGTAAACTTAATAACAAAAGAAAGAAAACCGAGAAAGAGAAGTGTGGAAATTTTCAAAAAGATAATATTCGGGGAAACAACAAAAGGACTTGCCGAAGAGTTTAAAGTTGGGCAGGGGGGATAA
- a CDS encoding ABC transporter permease, producing the protein MMSGIKRYLLRKTIIYILTFFFAVTIDFIIPRAMPGDPIAVLLSRFATLPEAAKYLHSYFMQAFGLNKPLWEQYLSFWNAVLHGDLGVSIYYYPKPVAEILKEALPYDIALLFPALVASWFVGNWLGALAGKNRKLDTYLMPVFYFLQASPYFWLAILLSYVFTFKLGWFPISGAYSYGIIPSLSWEFIKDYLYHWILPFLSLFMVQLGGWAIGMRNMIIYEIEADYVRYLEALGASEKTLMKHAFKNAMLPQVTGLAIQLGLLVAGNVTVQIVFSYPGIGYVLMQGIMNQDYFLIQGAFLVIILTVLVANFVIDLLYALIDPRVRTSYTEEGT; encoded by the coding sequence ATGATGTCCGGAATAAAGAGATATCTCCTTAGGAAGACAATCATATACATACTTACGTTTTTCTTTGCGGTTACAATAGACTTTATAATCCCCAGAGCCATGCCAGGAGATCCAATAGCTGTTCTTCTCTCAAGGTTTGCCACACTCCCCGAGGCAGCAAAGTATCTTCACAGTTATTTCATGCAGGCATTTGGATTAAACAAACCCCTATGGGAACAATATCTCTCTTTCTGGAACGCTGTCCTCCATGGGGATCTTGGTGTGAGCATATACTACTATCCCAAGCCTGTTGCTGAAATCTTAAAGGAGGCCCTTCCATATGATATTGCCCTTCTCTTCCCGGCTCTTGTAGCGAGTTGGTTCGTTGGTAACTGGTTAGGAGCTCTTGCCGGTAAAAATAGGAAACTCGATACTTATTTAATGCCTGTATTCTATTTTCTTCAGGCCTCACCTTACTTCTGGCTTGCTATATTACTTTCGTATGTGTTCACTTTCAAGCTTGGATGGTTCCCAATTTCGGGAGCTTACAGTTATGGAATAATTCCCTCCTTAAGCTGGGAATTTATAAAAGACTATCTCTATCACTGGATTCTACCCTTTTTGAGTCTTTTCATGGTTCAACTCGGGGGATGGGCCATAGGAATGCGTAACATGATAATATATGAAATTGAGGCTGACTATGTAAGGTATCTTGAAGCACTGGGCGCAAGTGAAAAAACCCTGATGAAACATGCCTTTAAGAACGCAATGCTTCCTCAGGTTACAGGCCTGGCAATTCAACTTGGTCTTCTTGTTGCTGGAAACGTTACTGTTCAGATTGTATTTTCGTACCCTGGAATTGGATACGTTCTTATGCAGGGCATTATGAATCAGGACTACTTCTTAATTCAAGGAGCGTTTTTAGTAATAATTCTCACGGTTCTTGTTGCGAACTTTGTAATAGATCTTCTCTATGCCCTTATAGATCCAAGGGTAAGAACAAGCTATACGGAGGAGGGAACCTGA
- a CDS encoding GNAT family N-acetyltransferase, with the protein MRIKPLETESERRACLEIARTLPDWFNDAGIKAMERDLKSETTFIAVEKDQVLAFITVKPIKDKALEILWMAVRREFRGRGIGTGLLRFVEMWAKANFEVLIVKTSGDLSYKPYDKTRRFYERRGFVRVALIDPYPEWGEEALIYVKCLRKC; encoded by the coding sequence TTGAGAATTAAACCCCTTGAGACTGAATCCGAAAGGCGAGCCTGCCTTGAGATAGCTAGAACCTTACCAGATTGGTTCAACGATGCCGGCATTAAAGCTATGGAACGCGACCTTAAAAGTGAAACGACGTTCATAGCTGTTGAGAAAGACCAAGTTCTCGCCTTTATAACAGTCAAGCCTATCAAAGATAAGGCCCTCGAAATCCTCTGGATGGCCGTCAGGAGGGAGTTTAGAGGGAGAGGCATCGGGACTGGGCTGTTGCGCTTCGTCGAGATGTGGGCCAAAGCTAACTTTGAAGTTCTGATCGTCAAGACCTCGGGCGACCTCTCGTATAAACCCTACGACAAGACGAGGCGGTTCTACGAGCGGAGGGGCTTTGTTAGGGTGGCGTTGATTGACCCCTATCCGGAGTGGGGCGAGGAGGCACTGATTTATGTGAAGTGCCTTCGCAAATGTTAA
- a CDS encoding ABC transporter ATP-binding protein, producing the protein MKELLKVEHLTKIFTSGLIGGFEIRAVDDVSFSIREGEIVSLVGESGSGKTTVGKLILRLLMPTSGKLLFEGRDVIKMKKKELKQYYYRRVQAVFQDPFASFNPLHTIDKVFDFVFDSYFPELDKNERDEMIDKALLQVGLNPDQIRGKFPHQLSGGQLQRILIARALLLKPKLLIADEIVSMLDASTRIDVLNLVGDFRDKYGTSVLFVTHDLALGYYISDTTIIMYRGTIVEMGNTEKVFHNPLHPYTQMLLESVPDLNVKWEFKGIEPEKEEESVYSIHGCRYAPRCHRATEKCFRVRPELREVEKHHWVACHLYE; encoded by the coding sequence ATGAAAGAACTCCTTAAGGTTGAGCATTTAACCAAAATCTTTACTTCCGGACTAATTGGAGGATTCGAAATAAGGGCCGTTGACGACGTTAGCTTCAGCATACGGGAAGGAGAGATTGTCTCTCTCGTTGGTGAGAGTGGTAGTGGGAAAACAACTGTAGGCAAACTTATTCTCCGTCTGCTCATGCCAACATCTGGAAAGCTTCTTTTTGAAGGTAGAGATGTCATTAAGATGAAGAAAAAAGAGCTTAAACAATACTACTATCGCCGAGTTCAGGCTGTTTTTCAGGATCCATTCGCGAGCTTTAATCCCCTTCATACTATCGATAAAGTGTTTGATTTTGTGTTCGATTCTTACTTTCCAGAGCTGGATAAAAATGAAAGAGACGAAATGATAGACAAGGCTCTGCTCCAGGTTGGTCTGAATCCTGATCAAATTAGAGGAAAGTTTCCCCATCAGCTAAGCGGTGGTCAGTTGCAGAGAATTCTAATCGCAAGGGCCCTTCTTTTAAAACCCAAATTGCTCATCGCAGATGAAATTGTCTCAATGCTGGATGCATCAACGAGAATTGACGTGTTGAACCTTGTAGGGGACTTCAGAGACAAGTATGGGACATCAGTTCTTTTTGTAACTCATGATTTAGCTCTGGGCTACTACATCAGCGATACCACCATTATCATGTATCGCGGAACAATAGTTGAAATGGGTAATACTGAGAAGGTTTTTCATAATCCACTTCATCCGTACACCCAAATGCTCCTTGAAAGTGTTCCCGATTTGAACGTTAAGTGGGAATTTAAAGGCATTGAACCAGAAAAAGAAGAAGAGTCTGTTTATTCTATCCATGGATGCAGGTATGCTCCTCGCTGTCATAGGGCAACTGAGAAATGTTTTAGAGTTCGGCCTGAGCTCCGTGAAGTTGAAAAGCATCACTGGGTTGCATGTCATCTCTATGAGTGA